The following coding sequences are from one Megamonas funiformis window:
- the nagB gene encoding glucosamine-6-phosphate deaminase, translating to MRIIVTDSYEEMSKVAARIVAGQLYLKPNSVLGLATGSTPEGMYANLVKVHQSVGLDFSEVISFNLDEYIGLDKENEQSYYYFMHKHLFDHVNIKPENIHIPNGNPENLEEECKKYDKLIEAKGGIDLQVLGIGQNAHIGFNEPDIKFEATTHKVKLDEETIKANSRFFENEEDVPKYAISMGIKTIMLAKKIILLASGKNKAEAIYKAVYGSVRPDAPASILQLHQDVVVIVDKDAASLLPEKDKKVFVK from the coding sequence ATGCGTATAATAGTTACAGATTCTTATGAAGAAATGAGCAAAGTAGCAGCAAGAATAGTAGCAGGTCAGTTATATTTAAAACCAAATAGCGTACTTGGTCTTGCAACAGGTTCTACACCAGAAGGTATGTATGCAAACTTAGTAAAAGTTCATCAAAGTGTAGGTCTAGATTTTTCAGAAGTAATTAGCTTTAACTTAGATGAATATATCGGATTAGATAAAGAAAATGAACAAAGCTATTACTATTTTATGCATAAACATTTATTTGATCATGTAAATATCAAACCAGAAAATATTCATATACCAAATGGAAATCCTGAAAACTTAGAAGAAGAATGCAAAAAATATGATAAATTAATCGAAGCAAAAGGCGGTATAGACCTTCAAGTTTTAGGTATAGGGCAAAATGCTCATATTGGCTTTAATGAACCAGATATCAAATTTGAAGCAACTACTCATAAAGTAAAATTAGATGAAGAAACAATCAAAGCAAATTCAAGATTTTTTGAAAATGAAGAAGATGTACCTAAATATGCAATTAGCATGGGTATTAAAACTATCATGCTCGCTAAAAAAATCATTTTACTTGCTAGTGGTAAAAATAAAGCAGAAGCAATTTACAAAGCAGTATATGGTAGCGTAAGACCAGATGCACCAGCTTCTATTTTACAATTACATCAAGATGTGGTTGTAATCGTAGATAAAGATGCAGCTTCTTTATTGCCAGAAAAAGATAAAAAGGTTTTTGTAAAATAA
- a CDS encoding MurR/RpiR family transcriptional regulator, with protein sequence MKILHQLDRPNFKASKSDKILIRYIKEHAEEFCTTPIASLAINCGVSEATITRFVRKMGFASLQLFKLTLTEEMVNNKQRTIISKDITCDESIIITANKLLANNIATLEQTVSGLDEDILLKSVNMLKKAERIFFIGLGNSGFVADDSAYKFMRIGFNARGIDNSHLIMLHMALLHENDVVVVISHSGESFEIIKAVELAKRNGTKLIVITSNRDTILKEYADACIFYETRESILETGSITTKLTQIFIIDLLYTQVVKDTMDLASAFKQRTTEAINILRLDNKK encoded by the coding sequence ATGAAGATCTTACATCAATTAGATAGACCAAATTTCAAAGCATCAAAATCTGATAAAATCTTAATAAGATATATAAAAGAACATGCAGAAGAATTTTGTACAACACCTATAGCTTCTTTGGCAATAAATTGTGGAGTTAGTGAAGCAACTATTACACGTTTTGTGAGAAAAATGGGCTTTGCAAGTCTTCAATTATTTAAACTTACATTGACTGAAGAAATGGTTAATAATAAACAACGAACTATAATCAGCAAAGATATTACTTGTGATGAAAGTATTATCATAACAGCAAATAAGTTATTAGCTAATAATATAGCAACTTTAGAACAAACAGTAAGTGGTTTAGATGAAGATATTTTATTGAAAAGTGTAAATATGCTAAAAAAAGCTGAACGTATATTTTTTATAGGTTTAGGAAATTCAGGATTTGTAGCTGATGACTCAGCTTATAAATTTATGCGTATTGGATTTAATGCAAGAGGCATAGATAATAGTCATCTTATAATGCTTCATATGGCACTTTTACATGAAAATGATGTTGTAGTTGTTATTTCTCATTCAGGTGAATCTTTTGAAATTATAAAAGCTGTTGAGCTTGCTAAACGAAATGGTACAAAATTAATCGTAATAACATCAAATAGAGACACTATTTTAAAAGAATATGCTGATGCTTGTATTTTTTATGAAACAAGAGAATCTATATTAGAAACTGGCTCAATTACCACAAAATTAACGCAAATTTTTATCATTGATTTATTATATACTCAGGTTGTTAAAGATACTATGGACTTGGCTTCTGCATTTAAACAAAGAACAACAGAAGCAATCAATATTTTAAGATTAGATAATAAAAAATAA
- a CDS encoding ROK family protein gives MEKQKYICIDIGGTAIKYGLADELGNFIEKSSMPTEAKLYGGPGIVEKVKTIISGYITNYQVAGVAISTAGMVDPKEGCIFYALPDAIPDYTGVQLKKIVETEFNLNCAVENDVNCAALGEMWLGAGKGCSSLFCITVGTSAGGCAVYNHQVIHGVCNSAGEIAYMRIPKGTMHEVVSTTRLVKDVAKAKQLDEKELNGKIIFDWAKNGDEDAKFAINTLMENLADGIINITAVLNPEMIILGGGIMAQSEYLRPLIDNALKQRLVEDVYTHTKVDFAKLENDAGMLGALYNLLHQTM, from the coding sequence ATGGAGAAACAAAAGTATATTTGCATAGACATCGGTGGTACAGCTATAAAATATGGTTTAGCTGATGAACTGGGGAATTTTATAGAAAAAAGTTCAATGCCCACAGAAGCTAAATTATATGGAGGTCCAGGTATTGTAGAAAAAGTAAAAACAATTATTAGTGGCTATATTACGAACTATCAAGTTGCTGGAGTTGCCATATCTACAGCTGGCATGGTAGACCCTAAAGAAGGGTGTATCTTCTATGCTTTACCAGATGCAATACCTGATTATACAGGAGTACAGTTAAAGAAAATTGTTGAAACTGAGTTTAATTTAAATTGTGCGGTAGAAAATGATGTTAATTGTGCAGCTTTAGGCGAAATGTGGTTAGGAGCAGGAAAAGGTTGTTCTTCACTATTTTGCATAACTGTAGGAACAAGCGCAGGCGGTTGTGCTGTATATAATCATCAAGTAATACATGGTGTTTGTAATAGTGCTGGAGAAATTGCTTATATGAGAATTCCTAAGGGAACAATGCATGAAGTAGTTTCAACAACTCGATTAGTAAAAGATGTAGCAAAAGCAAAACAATTAGATGAAAAAGAATTAAATGGTAAAATCATTTTTGATTGGGCAAAAAATGGTGATGAAGATGCTAAATTTGCTATTAATACATTGATGGAAAATTTAGCAGATGGCATTATTAATATAACAGCTGTTTTAAATCCTGAAATGATTATTTTAGGTGGTGGCATAATGGCACAAAGTGAATATTTGAGACCATTGATAGATAATGCCTTGAAACAAAGATTAGTAGAAGATGTATATACCCATACAAAAGTGGATTTTGCCAAATTGGAAAATGATGCTGGAATGTTAGGTGCATTATACAATTTATTACATCAAACAATGTGA